The proteins below are encoded in one region of Aeromonas veronii:
- a CDS encoding TonB-dependent siderophore receptor yields MVVFKDKALSPLALAVSAALAVTVASPARAETANIAPDETVVVYGNPLYGMASSEETGGYSVDSATVGTKTPAALKDIPQSITVLTNDYIEERNFVAVDDLAKYTPGLRTMVNDSGRSSIFSRGYEYDEVNLNGLPSPLQSKYGTLPSLAAVDRVEIMRGPSGLFNSTSELGGVINMVLKRPTDEFNGSVTARYGSWDRHYLEADLGGALNEAGSLRGRAVVANADIKNQVDYNNNDNGTYYGTLEFDLSDRTLLSVYALHQTKDILPTNGLPAYKDGTMLDISRSTYLGSDEDFFDADTTDVGGTLQHAFANGGVGQISARYMDHDMRLEQTFTNGPVDAAGNTGLMFNGQANQQKNMAFDASYSQMFGLLGHKSEFVLGSDYKRYESDTQTYTNRNIGKINVFNFDPTTVAKPTYSYTKNDHEEQSEVGLYGKVTWRLLEPLAVITGARVSWYDLDTVSTTLSSGAQSSESGEFNGKFTPYAGAVYDLTDEHALYASYSQVFKPQTSQDESGNMLKPREGSQWETGIKSSLRDGLLNTRATAFLMKDSNIAAQAYDDQGIAITNTYWATGKVDTQGVELEATGYLSQNWMVMTGYTFTDIEEKSGDHNPKFDAIPRHSLSLWTDYHLADWVQGLHLGAGMTAVSDYSFNQKGVETHQGGYALFDAAVRYDINDRMQATLNVYNIFDREYFYRVGSTNTFNMYGEPANLMAGFTYKL; encoded by the coding sequence GTCTTTAAGGATAAAGCGCTCAGTCCACTGGCTCTGGCCGTCTCTGCCGCTCTGGCTGTCACTGTGGCTTCCCCCGCGAGGGCGGAAACCGCGAATATCGCACCGGATGAAACCGTCGTTGTCTATGGCAACCCGCTCTACGGGATGGCCTCGTCGGAAGAGACGGGGGGTTACAGCGTCGACTCGGCCACGGTCGGGACCAAGACCCCGGCCGCCCTCAAAGACATTCCCCAGTCGATCACCGTATTGACCAACGACTATATCGAGGAGCGCAATTTCGTCGCGGTGGACGATCTGGCCAAGTACACGCCGGGCCTGCGCACCATGGTCAACGATAGCGGCCGCTCCTCCATCTTCTCCCGCGGCTATGAGTACGATGAGGTGAACCTCAACGGCCTGCCGTCTCCCCTGCAAAGCAAGTACGGTACCCTGCCGTCGCTGGCGGCGGTGGATCGGGTGGAGATCATGCGCGGCCCCTCCGGTCTGTTCAACAGCACCAGCGAGCTGGGGGGCGTCATCAACATGGTGCTCAAGCGCCCGACCGACGAGTTCAACGGCTCGGTCACGGCCCGTTATGGCAGCTGGGATCGGCACTATCTGGAGGCGGATCTGGGGGGCGCCCTCAACGAGGCGGGCTCCCTGCGCGGTCGCGCCGTGGTGGCCAACGCCGACATCAAGAACCAGGTCGACTACAACAACAACGACAACGGCACCTACTACGGCACCCTGGAGTTCGATCTGTCGGATCGCACCCTGCTCTCCGTCTATGCCCTGCATCAGACCAAGGACATCCTGCCCACCAACGGGCTGCCGGCTTATAAAGACGGCACCATGCTCGACATCAGCCGCAGCACCTACCTGGGGTCGGATGAGGACTTCTTCGACGCCGACACCACGGATGTGGGAGGGACCCTCCAGCATGCCTTCGCCAACGGCGGGGTGGGCCAGATCTCGGCCCGCTACATGGATCACGACATGCGCCTGGAGCAGACCTTCACCAACGGTCCGGTGGATGCCGCCGGCAATACCGGCCTGATGTTCAACGGTCAGGCAAACCAGCAGAAAAATATGGCATTTGATGCCAGCTACAGCCAGATGTTTGGTTTGCTGGGCCACAAGAGCGAGTTTGTGCTGGGTTCTGACTACAAACGCTATGAGTCCGACACCCAGACTTACACCAATCGCAACATCGGCAAGATCAACGTGTTCAACTTCGACCCGACCACGGTGGCCAAACCGACCTACAGCTACACCAAGAATGACCATGAAGAGCAGTCCGAAGTCGGTCTCTATGGCAAGGTCACCTGGCGTCTGCTGGAACCGCTGGCAGTGATCACCGGGGCCCGCGTCTCCTGGTACGATCTGGACACCGTCAGCACCACCCTGAGTTCGGGTGCTCAAAGCAGCGAGTCCGGCGAGTTCAACGGCAAGTTTACCCCCTATGCCGGGGCCGTCTATGACCTGACTGACGAGCATGCGCTCTACGCCAGCTACTCCCAGGTGTTCAAGCCCCAGACCAGTCAGGATGAGAGCGGCAACATGCTCAAACCGCGGGAAGGGAGCCAGTGGGAAACGGGCATCAAGTCCTCCTTGCGAGATGGCCTGCTCAACACCCGGGCGACCGCCTTCCTGATGAAGGACAGCAATATCGCCGCCCAGGCCTATGACGATCAGGGCATCGCCATCACCAACACCTATTGGGCCACCGGCAAGGTGGATACCCAGGGGGTGGAGCTGGAGGCGACCGGTTACCTCAGCCAGAACTGGATGGTGATGACCGGCTACACCTTCACCGACATCGAGGAGAAGTCCGGCGATCACAACCCGAAATTCGATGCCATCCCGCGTCACTCCCTCTCGCTGTGGACCGACTACCACCTGGCGGACTGGGTGCAGGGGCTGCATCTGGGGGCGGGGATGACGGCGGTGAGCGATTACTCCTTCAACCAGAAGGGGGTCGAGACCCATCAGGGAGGCTATGCCCTGTTCGATGCGGCGGTGCGTTACGACATCAACGACAGGATGCAGGCGACCCTGAACGTCTACAACATCTTTGACCGTGAGTACTTCTACCGGGTCGGATCCACCAATACCTTCAACATGTATGGCGAACCAGCCAACCTGATGGCAGGTTTCACCTACAAGCTGTGA
- a CDS encoding alpha/beta hydrolase has protein sequence MTRLITLLLTMLSLSSAQADLLHYAEGFSHHSTLLGETRQYSVYLPDDYAQKPDQHFPVLYLLDGEKFLLEVAGITQALRAGLNPAIPSLIIVAVHNTDRMRDYTPSHTMALPNGAPAGAGYVKTGGGPRFMQYLTKELRPLIDGRYRTTSPALLVGHSLGGLLTLDAVAKDEGQFQGFLSIDASLWFDYPHNYQRIEHALTRPLKHPASLFIAVANNPFTPGFGRSEFHRDHLQTFAQRVTAQSVPNLHVTSRYFEEEDHHSVYHPAIYQGLQWLFKGYRLDLAPGHFTRQAVVARYDALNRQLGSQLRPEKGGLEDIRDKASRWPQMEISPTEASALLEHYYGQQEGH, from the coding sequence ATGACAAGACTCATTACTCTACTACTCACCATGCTCAGTCTCTCTTCTGCCCAGGCAGACCTGCTCCACTACGCCGAAGGCTTCAGCCATCACTCCACCCTGCTCGGCGAAACCCGCCAATACAGCGTCTATCTGCCGGATGACTATGCGCAAAAGCCGGATCAGCACTTCCCGGTGCTCTATCTCCTGGACGGGGAGAAGTTCCTGCTGGAGGTGGCGGGCATCACCCAGGCGCTGCGGGCCGGGCTCAATCCGGCGATCCCGTCCCTCATCATAGTGGCGGTGCACAACACCGACCGGATGCGGGACTACACCCCGAGCCACACCATGGCGCTGCCCAACGGGGCGCCGGCGGGGGCCGGCTACGTCAAGACCGGGGGCGGTCCGCGCTTCATGCAGTATCTGACCAAGGAGCTGCGCCCGCTCATCGACGGCCGTTATCGCACCACCTCACCCGCCCTGCTGGTGGGCCACTCTTTGGGCGGCCTGCTGACCCTGGATGCGGTGGCAAAAGACGAAGGCCAGTTTCAGGGTTTCCTCTCCATCGATGCCAGCCTCTGGTTCGACTATCCCCACAACTATCAGCGCATCGAGCACGCCCTGACCCGGCCCCTCAAGCACCCGGCCTCCCTGTTTATCGCGGTGGCCAACAACCCCTTCACCCCGGGCTTTGGACGTTCCGAGTTTCATCGGGATCACTTGCAGACCTTTGCCCAACGGGTGACGGCGCAGAGCGTCCCGAATCTGCACGTCACCAGCCGCTATTTCGAGGAGGAGGATCACCACAGCGTCTATCACCCGGCGATCTACCAAGGGTTGCAGTGGCTGTTCAAGGGTTACCGACTGGATCTCGCGCCTGGTCATTTCACCCGGCAGGCGGTCGTTGCCCGCTATGACGCCCTGAACCGGCAGCTCGGCAGTCAGCTTCGCCCGGAGAAGGGGGGGCTGGAGGATATCCGGGACAAGGCGAGCCGCTGGCCGCAGATGGAAATCTCACCGACGGAGGCCAGCGCCCTGCTCGAGCACTACTACGGTCAGCAAGAGGGCCACTGA
- a CDS encoding ATP-binding protein: protein MKWTFRPRGLRPQLMLAFFMLAMVPFLVITLFFLYSHGKDLTTQTSNHLVSVRNIKKSQLEDYFGNLKEQITNFSQQDFAGDSIGRFYGFTGAFEKLGTTPQSARARAQARYVPGSWDKLQQPDSKLVIEPSISALILADEMYGRVHQRFHRGYADMVRKSNYSDIFLVDLNGDVVYSVTKQPNFATNLLSGPYQASGLGNTFAKVKRRLDGGQPPRQIFEFTDFGRNELTGKVVAYLAAPVMQYDDVRGVVIFELLPDKLNQIMAEREGLGNTGETILIGPDKRMRADAWLAPEFSVENSFSPNFRPLQTPLILTALSGEQGVGPFLSYHDDEVLAAYTQVKVFDTEWAFIAEISTSEAYSPIRQLETLVILLGAASLLLLILFSRWLSHSITAPLRSLTAAAEQVADGALDHPITIPRTDDDIDRLAQAFRHMQRSVKDKIELIERQTQELQQQVKLTHRQNQSLQQADKLKDELLANTSHELRTPIHGIKGMAESMLASQQSLTEGQQKQLGLIIKSADGLARLVDDLLDYHQMRYGQLEIHPQPVSSKGVIRLVLDLCQHLVQAKPLTLVDISPAELPPVLADEQRLEQVLYNLVGNAIKYTPQGKVVLSAQVEGQFLRIKVTDTGIGIPREHLEHIFEPLVQMNPELGKQGAGLGLSITRQLVHLMGGELKVESEPSVGSTFAFTLPLASGKAGSLTLDSRQIEHQLVRQQPLILPDWESDDLPIPPEGAPLILVVDDEPINLHILRHLLQPCGYRILPSSDGHDALAKLAQEPVNLILLDVMMPTLSGFDVCRRLREQHPKDQLPVLLLTALNQPKDIEEGFNAGANDYLVKPFCKEELFARVKALLEASAGRASLVENRLLKQEIEHRLRLQGQLHQDQERLLALLGEGADPMVFIDPRGTVLFASRVLARLLGQEPEAMEGQSLDEWLATPLARQWPDLDEQQECSLSFLVAGQKDELNARALPISLGGQSAYALTLSSDASPDDNRVMALENALKSLSRQAIIEDGQLLGELSRLGGEFRSLADNLIRQQDDEPLRRALVDTMHLTLDAWQQSTGKGKIVLAEKSKLWRVYMDRSSPQTRTLDKYLSLDTLPKAPRWKTVVASAEYVLKQCPLNETQRQSLHQSTQLLRQLAGRKG, encoded by the coding sequence ATGAAATGGACCTTCAGGCCTCGTGGGCTCAGACCGCAGCTGATGCTGGCGTTTTTCATGCTGGCCATGGTGCCCTTTCTGGTCATTACTCTCTTCTTCCTCTATAGCCACGGCAAGGATCTCACCACCCAGACCTCCAACCATCTGGTCTCGGTGCGCAACATCAAAAAGAGCCAGCTGGAAGATTACTTCGGCAACCTCAAAGAACAGATCACCAACTTCTCCCAGCAGGACTTTGCCGGCGACAGCATAGGCCGCTTCTATGGCTTCACCGGCGCCTTCGAAAAGCTCGGCACCACACCGCAAAGTGCCCGCGCCCGCGCCCAGGCCCGCTATGTGCCTGGCTCCTGGGACAAGCTGCAGCAGCCGGACAGCAAGCTGGTCATCGAGCCCTCCATCAGTGCCCTCATCCTGGCGGACGAGATGTATGGCCGGGTCCATCAGCGCTTCCACCGCGGCTACGCCGACATGGTGCGCAAGAGCAATTACAGCGACATCTTCCTGGTAGATCTCAACGGGGACGTGGTCTATTCCGTCACCAAGCAGCCCAACTTCGCCACCAACCTGCTCTCCGGTCCCTATCAGGCGAGCGGACTCGGCAACACCTTCGCCAAGGTCAAGCGCCGCCTCGACGGCGGCCAGCCACCGCGGCAGATCTTCGAGTTCACCGACTTTGGCCGCAACGAGCTGACCGGCAAGGTGGTCGCCTACCTGGCCGCCCCCGTCATGCAGTACGACGACGTGCGCGGCGTGGTGATCTTCGAACTGCTGCCGGACAAGCTGAACCAGATCATGGCCGAACGCGAGGGACTCGGGAACACGGGGGAGACCATCCTCATCGGCCCGGACAAGCGGATGCGGGCCGATGCCTGGCTGGCCCCGGAATTCAGCGTGGAGAACAGCTTCAGCCCCAACTTCAGGCCGCTGCAGACCCCGCTCATCCTCACGGCGCTTTCCGGCGAGCAGGGGGTAGGCCCCTTCCTCTCCTACCACGATGACGAGGTGCTGGCTGCCTATACCCAGGTCAAGGTGTTCGATACCGAGTGGGCCTTCATCGCCGAGATCTCCACCAGCGAGGCCTACTCCCCCATTCGCCAGCTGGAGACCCTGGTGATCCTGCTGGGAGCCGCCTCCCTGCTGCTGCTCATTTTGTTCTCCCGCTGGCTCTCCCACTCCATCACGGCGCCCCTGCGATCCCTCACCGCCGCCGCCGAGCAGGTGGCAGACGGCGCCCTGGATCACCCCATCACCATTCCCCGCACCGACGATGACATCGACCGCCTGGCCCAGGCGTTTCGTCACATGCAGCGCTCAGTGAAGGACAAGATCGAACTCATCGAACGCCAGACCCAGGAACTGCAACAGCAGGTCAAGCTGACCCACAGGCAGAACCAGAGCCTGCAACAGGCCGACAAACTCAAGGATGAGCTGCTCGCCAACACCTCCCACGAGCTGCGCACCCCCATCCACGGCATCAAGGGGATGGCGGAGTCCATGCTTGCGAGTCAGCAGAGCCTGACCGAGGGCCAGCAAAAGCAGCTCGGCCTCATCATCAAGAGCGCCGACGGCCTGGCCCGACTGGTAGACGATCTGCTTGACTATCACCAGATGCGCTACGGCCAGTTGGAGATCCACCCCCAGCCAGTCTCCTCCAAAGGGGTCATCCGGCTGGTGCTGGATCTCTGCCAGCACCTGGTGCAGGCCAAGCCCCTCACCCTGGTGGACATCAGCCCGGCCGAACTGCCCCCCGTGCTGGCGGACGAACAGCGCCTCGAACAGGTGCTCTACAACCTGGTGGGCAACGCCATCAAGTACACCCCCCAGGGCAAGGTGGTGCTGAGTGCCCAGGTCGAAGGCCAGTTCCTGCGCATCAAGGTGACGGACACCGGCATCGGCATCCCCCGGGAACACCTGGAGCACATCTTCGAGCCCCTGGTGCAGATGAACCCGGAGCTTGGCAAACAGGGGGCCGGGCTCGGCCTCTCCATCACCCGCCAGCTGGTCCACCTGATGGGGGGGGAGCTCAAGGTCGAGAGCGAGCCCAGCGTCGGCTCCACCTTCGCCTTCACCCTGCCCCTTGCCAGCGGCAAGGCGGGCAGCCTGACCCTGGACAGCCGCCAGATAGAGCATCAGCTGGTGCGCCAACAGCCCCTGATCCTGCCGGATTGGGAGAGCGACGATCTGCCTATCCCCCCCGAAGGCGCCCCCCTTATCCTGGTGGTGGACGACGAGCCCATCAACTTGCACATACTGCGCCACCTGCTGCAACCCTGCGGCTACCGCATCCTGCCGAGCAGCGATGGCCACGACGCCCTCGCCAAGCTGGCCCAGGAGCCGGTCAACCTCATCCTGCTGGATGTGATGATGCCGACCCTGTCGGGCTTCGATGTCTGTCGCCGCCTGCGGGAACAGCACCCCAAGGATCAATTGCCGGTACTGCTGCTCACCGCCCTCAACCAGCCAAAGGATATCGAGGAGGGCTTCAACGCCGGGGCCAACGACTACCTGGTCAAGCCATTCTGCAAGGAGGAGTTGTTTGCCCGGGTCAAGGCCCTGCTGGAGGCGAGCGCCGGTCGCGCCTCATTGGTGGAAAACCGCCTGCTCAAGCAAGAGATAGAGCACCGTCTGCGCCTGCAGGGACAACTCCATCAGGATCAGGAACGCTTGCTGGCTTTGCTCGGTGAGGGGGCCGATCCCATGGTCTTCATCGATCCCCGGGGTACTGTGCTGTTCGCCTCGCGGGTACTGGCGCGGCTGCTCGGCCAGGAGCCGGAAGCCATGGAAGGGCAATCCCTCGACGAGTGGCTGGCCACGCCGCTGGCCCGCCAATGGCCCGATCTGGATGAACAACAGGAGTGCTCCCTGAGCTTCCTGGTGGCCGGGCAGAAAGATGAGCTCAACGCCCGCGCCCTGCCCATCAGCCTCGGCGGTCAGAGTGCCTATGCCCTCACCCTCAGCAGCGATGCGAGCCCCGATGACAACCGGGTGATGGCGCTGGAGAATGCCCTCAAGAGTCTCTCCCGTCAGGCCATCATCGAGGATGGTCAGCTGCTGGGCGAGCTGAGCCGGCTCGGGGGGGAGTTCCGATCACTGGCCGACAACCTCATCCGCCAGCAGGATGACGAGCCCCTGCGCCGGGCCCTGGTGGACACCATGCACCTCACCCTGGATGCCTGGCAGCAGAGCACCGGCAAAGGCAAGATAGTGCTGGCGGAGAAGAGCAAGCTGTGGCGCGTCTACATGGACAGATCCAGCCCCCAGACCCGCACCCTCGACAAGTATCTGAGCCTGGACACCCTGCCCAAGGCGCCGCGCTGGAAGACGGTGGTGGCGAGTGCCGAGTACGTGCTCAAGCAGTGCCCCCTGAACGAGACCCAGCGCCAGAGTCTGCACCAGAGCACCCAGCTGCTGCGTCAGCTCGCAGGTCGCAAGGGGTGA